A stretch of DNA from Triticum dicoccoides isolate Atlit2015 ecotype Zavitan chromosome 2A, WEW_v2.0, whole genome shotgun sequence:
ATGAACACAACGAGATTTGGGCTCAGGAACTAGGGATTGGAACAATCTCACCAAAGATGGTGGAACCGAAGCTTGAAGGAGGCAAGGTAGTGGATCTGGACCATCACAACCTTGGGGAGGAGCTCCCTTTGCTTCTTCcttcaatcttcctcttcttcccttgctctcttggttttctctcttcttctctcttggAGGATGAACTAATTTTCGTCACTCTTGGTGGTGGCTGTTGGATGGAGGATAAAGCATCCCCATCCACACATGTGCAaagtccaaaatgaccctaggtcataaCCCTAATGGGTAGTGGGCTTATGCACCTCTTTGGACTGCCTAAAAGGCCTCAAATGGTCATCTCCTCACAGCCCACATGAGGAGGATATCCCAACACTGGAGTATGTAGATCGGTAGATCTTTCATAGAAATATAGCCATTTGCTGTTATTAACTACCTTCAATAGTCGATGCTTCGAAAGAAGATGAGATTTACCAAGACAGCAACCTTTACTTGCTTCCTGTATGTGGAACAATCTTTCAGTTTCAATATCACACGAACTTGTATAGATATGCTAGTGACAATCTTTTAGTTAATTTCTGTTTTCAAATTCATATGTTTCTGGTTAAAATGAGATATGTTGAGATAGTAGTCTTTTCATGCTTCCTATGAAAGTATGAATGGAGCTTCCAGTTAGTACTACACGTGCTTCTACTATCAAGATAAATTGCTTCCACAGTTCCACATCTTTTGTCTAATTAGACATGTAGGTAGTAGAAACATGCAATTATTTCTTCCAATTAAGAGGAGTCCTATTGACATAGCACATTTCCATGTTTCCTCCTCATGGGGCTTCTAAAATAAACTCTCATATGCTTCTTTTGTCCCATAGATTGCTTCCAATAATTCAGACTTCTTTTACAACAAACAAGGGGATTAGTTTCATTGTATTGATATCACCATTGTAAtatgacatactccctccgttcccaaatatttgtctttctagagatttcaacaagtgactacatacagagtaaaatgagcgaatctacactttaaaatatgtctacatgcatccgtatgttgtgtccatttaaaatgcctaaaaacaaatatttgggaacggagggagtacaatactaTATTTGTTTCTTGGGTCTACAGTTTTTCATTAGCGGCTAATTTACTTTGCTTTATGTGTTTTCAGTTTACTCACGGTAATGAAGCAAGGTGAAGCTGAGTGTATGGTCAAGACTCGTAATCTTTTGAATGGGGATGGGACTGCACACAGCAGGCAGGAAGTGTACGTGCTATGTACTGTCCTGTACAAAGCAACTAGATTGCTAGTAAACCAAAATCTGCAAGCATAACACATGGAAGCATATATGAGAAATACAGGAAGCACACGACATGAGTCAGGACGAtgcttttgcgaaaaaaattactgCGAATTACGAAGCATGGTTTGTAGCGTGGGAAGCATGACTTCCATATGCTGGAAGCAAAATGAGCACATTTGTATTTCCTGGAATCACGTCCCTAGTGTTCTTGCACCATGTGTTATGCGTACTCATGTTAAtggtcttttttatttatttaaagGGTACTTATTTGCTTAGTAGTGATTTTTCTGGTCAATGAAAGTTAGATTTTTGATGTTTTTGAAGGAACAGAAATCATTACATAAGAATCAAATTTCTATTACCATAGCAAGTTCAATTCGCCGAGGAAGCAAATTCACTGTTAGATGGAAGCAAGATAAACTCACCATTAAGCCAAAATCGTTGACGCAAATTAAACTAAGCATTACGTTAGGGAGAAAATGTCTTTGCCGAAGCGAACTCCAGTCACATTGGAAGCACGTTTAAATAACTTTGGGTACCTGCTGGTTGGATTAACCAAACCATGTACAGAGATCAGGATTAGGCGACAACTAATTTTGGAAGCAAATTAAAATGAGAATGGAATCAGGATTTCGCCTCCAAAGAAGCAAACGTGACATGGAAATTAATAATGGAGAGATCGCGAGTTAATTTGGAGCCATTAAGAGCGGTTAAAAATCACAGTAAATATGGTGTGATTTAGGGAGGTAGTTATGGAGGGAAATCACAAAAATCCAGACGAACCGCCCGTGTGCTCCTTTTACCAGGCCTCATCACAGTCACAAGATTAATTCGATCCAACGGTGCATGAGTAGTCTGATGAAAGCATTGTATCAGTAGTCTGATTGCTAGTGCTTCCCTCATGACGCTTCTCTGGCTCGGGGGAAAAACCGAGCGTCTGCCATTCCAAATCCGCGGCCACTTGAACTCGGCAGCCAAGCAGCCATGGCTTCCCACCCGCCGCCGGCGGCGGAGCACCCTATACCATCCGCTCCCACCACCATAAGTGCCCTCGACGACGACCAGCTCCGAGAGATCTTCCTCCGCCTCCCGGACCTCCCCAGCCTCGCCTCCGCCGCCTTCACCTGCCGCACCTTCCTCGGCGCCGTCCGTTCGTCCCGCGCCTTCCGCCGCAGCTTCCGTGCGCTCCACGCGCCCCCGCTCCTCGCTCTCTTCCTCACACCCTACATGCGCACGGTACCTACCTTCCCCGCCTCACGCCCCCCCACTGCCGCCAGATTCAGTCCCCTACGAGACGACGACGCTTCCGAGTGGGGGGTCGATTTCACCGATCCTTCGATTGCGTACGATGAAGGCTTCATCGCTCTCCAACATCGGAGCACCAAGCAGGAAGTTTACTACAACCCCCAAACGATGGCTCTGTTTCTCCACCCCCAGGAGCACCATGACATGCCCGACGGCACCACCCTTGAGTTCCACACACTCTCCCccaaagaggatcagaggccgcccCGTGTGGTCTCTGTCCGTCATGACTACTCGCGGCCTTGGGCTCGCGTCGCCGTCTTCTCACCGGACACCATGGAGTGGCAGATTTTCCCGGAGACGGCCGCGCTGCTGCCTGAGGGATTCAGGCGTACAACCCGCACGATAGTGGATGGGTTTATCTGTTGGCGATGCGAGTCTGTGGGCGGGGCATCTCTCAGCGAGTACATTTTGGTGCTCAACACAGATAACTTTCAGTTCTCTCTATTAGATCTGCCGCCGCCCTTGAGAGTGGTATACCCAGAATTTAAGATTGGTCAGACCAAGAATGGGAGGCTCTGTATCGTAAATGAGAAGGAATGCACACTTTCTGTTTGGATCTTGACAGACAGTGATGATGGCGTCCAGCGATTTGTGCTGCACAATACGTTTCCGTTGCACTCTAGCTTTATGGAGGTCACCAACTGTTCAGTGGAAGATGTAATCTCAGTGCGGCTTATGACAGTTTTCAGTGGTTTTGTCTACCTTTCTATTTCCCCCTGGAAGAATTCCATGGAGCAGTACAAATCCCCTGAGTGGTTCCTGTCCTTCTCTCTGGAAACAGCGGAGCTGAACCAGCATTTTAAGAATAGAGAGCAACTTCCATGCCCTGTCCATCCCTACTTGGCCTGGCCTCCTTTGGTATGCAGCATGGTGAGCCTATTCTTGTGTGACCGTGGTGCTAACTGCTAAGTACTCCTTTTTATGTTTGGTCCATTGATTGCATGGAATGAAGTTTCTTGAGAGGATTGGATTGTT
This window harbors:
- the LOC119356572 gene encoding uncharacterized protein LOC119356572 isoform X1, whose translation is MASHPPPAAEHPIPSAPTTISALDDDQLREIFLRLPDLPSLASAAFTCRTFLGAVRSSRAFRRSFRALHAPPLLALFLTPYMRTVPTFPASRPPTAARFSPLRDDDASEWGVDFTDPSIAYDEGFIALQHRSTKQEVYYNPQTMALFLHPQEHHDMPDGTTLEFHTLSPKEDQRPPRVVSVRHDYSRPWARVAVFSPDTMEWQIFPETAALLPEGFRRTTRTIVDGFICWRCESVGGASLSEYILVLNTDNFQFSLLDLPPPLRVVYPEFKIGQTKNGRLCIVNEKECTLSVWILTDSDDGVQRFVLHNTFPLHSSFMEVTNCSVEDVISVRLMTVFSGFVYLSISPWKNSMEQYKSPEWFLSFSLETAELNQHFKNREQLPCPVHPYLAWPPLVCSMEDSESEVTGNILWDVGPEGTEKASSVLVTALRHSEKLWLRTAKQMLQR
- the LOC119356572 gene encoding uncharacterized protein LOC119356572 isoform X2 gives rise to the protein MASHPPPAAEHPIPSAPTTISALDDDQLREIFLRLPDLPSLASAAFTCRTFLGAVRSSRAFRRSFRALHAPPLLALFLTPYMRTVPTFPASRPPTAARFSPLRDDDASEWGVDFTDPSIAYDEGFIALQHRSTKQEVYYNPQTMALFLHPQEHHDMPDGTTLEFHTLSPKEDQRPPRVVSVRHDYSRPWARVAVFSPDTMEWQIFPETAALLPEGFRRTTRTIVDGFICWRCESVGGASLSEYILVLNTDNFQFSLLDLPPPLRVVYPEFKIGQTKNGRLCIVNEKECTLSVWILTDSDDGVQRFVLHNTFPLHSSFMEVTNCSVEDVISVRLMTVFSGFVYLSISPWKNSMEQYKSPEWFLSFSLETAELNQHFKNREQLPCPVHPYLAWPPLEDSESEVTGNILWDVGPEGTEKASSVLVTALRHSEKLWLRTAKQMLQR